The Fluviispira sanaruensis sequence TTTAGTTTGAGTTCCATTTTTTCCACAATATCAACGATGCGTTCGCGCACAAGCAAGCGTGCACCGTTCAAAAACGTGATTGTGGTATCTGGTAAATTCTCCATCCATTGGATATTATTTTCATTTATATAAACATCTGAACCATCAAGCCGAGTCACTCGTATCATAACAAGAACCTCCGCAAAAACCAAAGCTATATTGCATGGCTGAGAATTTAGATCTATTGTGCACAGCATAGATTGTAACAGCTTTTTTCAACCTATAACAATCCGAGTTTTTTGGAATATTTATATGTCACAAAATATTGAATCCGTTCGAAAGAAAATATTGCTTTCTGTTTTCTTAATTATTTTTATCGATCTGCTCGGATTTGGTATGTTCATTCCAATCATGCCGCAAATTGCGCGCACTTTTCATGCATCCGACTCACAGATAACATTGCTTTCCACTTGGTTTTCTTTGGCGACAGTTCTTTCTGTTGTTTTTATTGGTCATCTTTCGGATCGCTATGGTCGGAGAAAAGTTCTTATCTCTACAGTAGCTATCTCATCTATTGCTCAATTGCTCACTGGTTTTTCCACTTCATACCTCCTATTGGTCGGAGCAAGGGTTTTAGCAGGTTTCGCCAGTGGTAATTTGTCTGCAGCCCAAGCATGTATCGCGGACATCACAGAGAAAAAGGAAAGAGCTAAGTTCATGGTCATTATTGGTTTGGCTTTCGGCGGCGGATTTTCTTTTGGACCGGCTATAGGTACACTTGTAATTTTTTTGTGCGATACACTCCAGATTTTTGCCAACAGTCACTTTAAGGCGATTGGAATCGCAGCGTGTGCTTTAAATTGTCTCAATTTGATTTTACTTCTGAAACTTCAACCTGAAACTCACCCAAACTTTGCTAAAAATAACATTCGCAACCTTTTTGCAATGATTCATAAATCTTCTGCCCAAAAAGAACCCGCAATTGAACAAGTTCTCACAATTAAGCAAAACTTAAAAATTTATGCGCAAAATCGACCTTTTATAGGAGTTATGGTTTGTATGTTGTTACAAATATTTGCCTTTGCGGGTGTGGAAACACTTCTCCCTATACTTTTAAATGATGCTTATCATTTTAAAGAAACAATGATTTATAAAAGTTACATATTCATTGGTATTATTACATTGTTAGGCAATGCATTTTTAGCACGCTTTGTACTCAAACGATTTGGGGAAATTGTTACTTTACAATTTGGCCAACTCAGTCTGACACTTGGCATCATATTGATACCTATCCTAGCTCCCAACCCTTATGTTCTCTTTATGGCCCTCACTTTTTTATGTATTGGCACAAGCATCTCTAATCCCTCAATAAATGCTCTCGTAAGCCGTCTTTCACCCACTTCTTCACAGGGATTTGCCTTTGGTTTATCACAATCTATAGGTGCATTTTCAAGAATTATTGGACCGGCATTTATGGGCATTGCCTATGAGAGTGGTTTTTTTATTCCCGCATTAAAAGGTGAAAAATCTCTTTACATCTCTGCCTTTATTCTTTTTACTGGAATCATTGTGAGTTTTGAAGCTCTCCGTAAAATTCGCCGATCATTCATTTTACCTAAAGAAAACAAGGTATAAAGAGGAAAAGGAAAAGAAAAGGATGAAAAAATCCATTGCAATCAACATTGCAAAAATTGGACAAAATTTAAATATTACGTTTGGTAGACCTCCATCTAACAACCTAAATTCAATACATTTTAATGACATTTTAACTGAGTGGACCCAAGAGTTTCTTAAATCGACATCTTTGACAACTCTAGAAGAACAATGCGCAAATATCAAAGCACAACTGAAAATCTCAAAAGAACATAATATGTACAGGGTCGAAGGGGAAATTGAATTTTCCCCATTGCTTGAATGTGTTCGTTCCCTTACATTATTTAGAGAAAAAATCACGACTCAGGTCAATGCTTTTTTTGTCCAAGATACTTCTTCTGCATATAAAAATTCAAATATTTCTAGATACTTAAACAATTCTGAACCAAATGATGAAGTTGAATTATCGGAAAGCGATTTGGAAACATACTCTTTTAGTAATAATTTTATTGAGCTCGATGAGTTTATTATTGATTCTCTCTATTTAGCTCTTCCTGAACTTCCACTCTGCCGCGAAGACTGCAAAGGCCTATGCCCAAGCTGTGGTACAGAATTAAACGAAGTTCAGATAGAAGGCCAACTCATCCGTCCAAATCATGCGCAAAAGTGTACATATAGCAGTCACTAAATTGCTCACAAATTCCCTTTATACATTTGATATAGTAGGGAATTTTTTAATTCAGCAGAAATCCAAAATCTTTTAACAAATCAATTTTAAATAATTTTTAATATTTAGTTAATAAACTCTAAAAATCAATCCGAAAGAATGACAGATACATTCATGGTTATGAAGGAGATCGACCTAAATGAGGGTTATTCAGTCTTCCTTCTTGAGAACAATAGTCAAACTATTTGTTGTAACGATTTGTTTAATTAAAAGTTTTTCACTGTTTTCTCAAGAACTCAAATTTGATGAATATAAAGTGCAAGCCAATGACACCCTCATTCACATCCTAAAGAGGCATTCTTTACGTCCTGTTTTCGGGCCAAATGGTTCACTTGCAGAAACGCTTGAGTTAAATCCTGAAAAAAAGAAGCACAATGGTGATTTAATATACATTGGAGAGATTATAAAGCTGCCCAATTTTGATAATTGGAAAAACACAAAGATCATAAAAGAGCAAAAAAATGTAAACGAAGAGTATACAAATAACGATCCAACTCATAAAAAACCAAAGAGTCCACCTGAGGGTCTTGCTGCAGACACTCTAAAAGAGAGAAAACCTGAAGAACAAAAAAAGAAAAGGACTGTTGACAAGCCTGCGGTGCAAAAACCAGAGCAATCAACACCAATAAAAACAATACCGCCTCCACAAAAAACAAAACCTGTGGTAGAAACACCAACTCCACAAAAAACAAAACCTGTGGTAGAAACACCAACTCCACAAAAAACAAAACCTGTGGTAGAAACACCAACTCCACAAAAAACAAAACCTGTGGTAGAAACACCAATTCCACAAAAAAGTAACGAAACACAAAACACCTTTATTGATAAAAATAATTCAACAAAAGTTGAAAAAAAAGAGCAAAGTAATTTTCTAAGTGAAAGCAGAGTTCCTCAAAAGCCAGAAACAATTCCTACTACTGAAAATAAAGCCTCCGTCACTCCTGAAACTCAAGAAAAAGTTAACATAATTGTACAAAGTGATAGTCAAGCAGATAATAATTTAAGTCCATTTATTACTTATAAAGATAATTTTTCTGAAATGCCAAGTTTTGAATTCTTTAAAGAATCTTTAAAATATTGCATCACGGTTCCTGCATGTAAAATTGGCTTTCAAGAGCCTGATTTAAAATGTTGCAAAAAACCTAAACCACTTTTTTATGCAAACCCTCCTGATTCTTTCTAAAAACTTATTGGTTTTATAGAACAAAAATTACATTAATGATACAAAAAGAATAATTCTTAATTCTGATTCTTGCTAAAACCTTTCTATTAAATATAAAATGAGATATATTGTCACCGTCTTTGTTTTATGTTTCACTCTAGCAAAAAATGGCCACAATATGCTGCAAACCAAGAAAATATCCACACTTTTATTTTTTATTTTACTAATAATATCCTGTAAAACTGTTCAAGAAAAAGATAAATATTATTTTAAAAAAGAAGATTGGGAAGACGTTCCTATCAATGAAGGAGAAAATAAAAAAGAAACTCTCATCACTTCACTTGAAAATAATATAAAATGGCTTTCTAAAAAAAGTAACAACTCTTATTTTCAATTAAAAGATATTAAATTCACTACTGAAAGTTATTTATGCTCAAGCAAAAAGCTACTTGAGTCACTCCAAAATAGTGAAAATATACTTATCTCTCTAAAAAATAATTTTGATATCTATAAAGTTTATTCTAATGATAACCAAGATATTTTATACACTGGTTATTATATTCCAATTGCTGAAGCCTCAGAAAAGCATTCAAAAATATATCAAACGCCTGTGTATAAAACACCACAGGATTTAGTTTCAGTCTACTTGCAAGATTTTAACCCTATTTATAAAGGAAAAATATTAAGAGGGCGCGTTCTTAAAAATCAACTTATTCCCTATTGGACGAGAGAAGAAATTGTTGATAAGCAAGTTTTGTCACGAAAAAATCTAGAAATTGCATGGGTTAAAAACAAAGTTGATCTATTTTTTATAGAAATCCAAGGTTCAGGCTTATTGACGTACGAGAATGGCAAGAAAAAATACATTCATTATTCATCACAAAATGGAAGAGACTACAGCCCTATTGGGGCTTTATTATTTAAAGAAGGGCATTTAGAAAAATCTAAAATTACTATGCAGAGCATTCGAGAATGGCTTGAAAGAAATCCAAACGAAAAAAGCCGTGTGCTAAATTATAATAAATCTTTTGTCTTTTTTAATTTAGAAAATGATGGACCATTTGGCAATATCAATGTAAAACTCACAGAAGAAAGAAGCATAGCAGCTGATCAAAGCATTTTCCCTGCTGGTACTTTAACTTTGCTCGATTTTAAAATGCCACCATCATTAAAAGCGGAAACAAACTTACAAGATCTCCAACCAGAGCAATTTAGACAATTAGCATTTGTTCAAGATACCGGCGGAGCGATTAAAGGAGCTCAACGAATTGATGTCTTCTGGGGGGAAGGCAGCAGTGCAGGAGAAATTGCAGGAGTTACTCAACAAAATGGAAATATGTTTATTTTAGTACCGAAAAATGTATGCAATCCATAATAGAGAAATTAAGTTTTAAATTACTATTAGTGCAAGCGCTGTGTAATAAAACCAAACCATCCCTGAATTTGTTCCCACATCGTTAAAGAATTCTCTTTAGAAGTAATATGTAATCCAATAAAAATAGCTAATAAAATAAGACACCAGAATAATATAAAGTTACTATATTTTTTAAGTAAAGAAAATAAAAATTTCTTTCGTACCTTTTGAAACTCAAGTTCAAGCCAATTATTAAGAGATGACCAGCCCGCAATATAGTCAACAAAAACTTTTTGTTCGAGTGTATTAAAATAATGTTGTGCAGCTTTGGAATCTAAACCAGAAAGATCAGCAACATTGCACTGTGTGAGCAACCAGCCCGTTCTTAAAAGCTTCACTTCACAGATGGCTTGCGGGACAAATCTTTTTTTAAAATAATGAAAAGAAAGTAAGGTAAAGAATCTTTGATATGAAATTTTAGAACTTTGAGTCAGTGATTTTTTTAAAATATCGAGAAAAACATCATCGACATCAGATGAACCAGAAGGAACACCTACATATAAAGCAATTTTAAAAAGTGCATTGGTACCAATGTCAAAAGCCTCAACCTCACTTCCCAATATGTCAGAAGTGATCGTTGCTTGCATTTGACTTTTTTTGCTATTTATATCGAAAGATGTGTTCACAAAAGATCTATCTCACTAAAGTTACCCATTCCACTCACTTCAGGCAAATACTCTATATCATTCTTAGGCACAAGCACTTGCCGCTCACCACCTCTAGTATGTGCAAGATACCTTGGACAAGTTTTATGCGAACTTTCTGTAAATGGGGCAAAGGGGCAAGCTGCACCACATGCTGATTTTACACCACAGACTTCGCTCAGAACGAGTTTCCCATGCGCATCGACCAAACCTTGTTTGACATGATAAGGACAACGACTCTCCTTCATTCTTTACCCTCCTTAGCTAAAAAACACAAACAGAAGCTAAATGTGTAAATTTTTTAAACACATAGAAAATGACAGTTATTTAAGCTTTCATGGCTTTAAACAGAGTAAATCATATTGCATATCACCAGTCAAATATTTTCCTACGTAATTTGGGAAGCTTATCTTATTACTTATATGTCATATTTTTGAAAGAGTCAAAATTATGGATTCTTTCAGAAAAAATTAATTTTTTATATTTTTATAAATTATAAAATAATTAAAATGAAATTTAAAAATATGAATGCTTTATAATATTCTCAGTTTTGTAAGAGCACTTTCATCCTCTTGTCACTTTTTAGTGCACTTTTTTAAAGTAATTTCAATGAATTAAAAACCAAAAGCGCAAATATAATATAAAGATATAATATTACTAAATATATTAAGATTATTTATGAATTGATGCAATGCATTGATTCCTCTAAATTCTAATGAATATGGAACTGCGGTTCTATATTAAATAAACACGTAAATGCAAGATAAGAGAATTTACACATTTATTAATCTGCATTTTCCAAGGTTTGAGGATCAAATTATATTTTTTTGTTTTATTTTTATCAACACTGATTATTGCTTTTTCGCTTTTATATGAGTCAAAGCTTGAAGCAGATTTAACCATGAACTTAAACAACGATATTGTTTAGACAACAGAACTTGATAACAAAACTAGTAATTCCATTATTTTTAAATGTGACTTAACGGAAAAGAAATGTATAAAATTAAAGACAAAAATGAATTTTGCTGGCCTTCTAATTCATCCAATTCGATTGCAAAAACGAAAAAGTCTCTATATAGGTGCACGTTTATCAAATTATAATGGTTATGGTAATGTTTATATTTGTGACCTATATGCTGACAATTGTAAAGCAATAGAGCT is a genomic window containing:
- a CDS encoding MFS transporter; amino-acid sequence: MSQNIESVRKKILLSVFLIIFIDLLGFGMFIPIMPQIARTFHASDSQITLLSTWFSLATVLSVVFIGHLSDRYGRRKVLISTVAISSIAQLLTGFSTSYLLLVGARVLAGFASGNLSAAQACIADITEKKERAKFMVIIGLAFGGGFSFGPAIGTLVIFLCDTLQIFANSHFKAIGIAACALNCLNLILLLKLQPETHPNFAKNNIRNLFAMIHKSSAQKEPAIEQVLTIKQNLKIYAQNRPFIGVMVCMLLQIFAFAGVETLLPILLNDAYHFKETMIYKSYIFIGIITLLGNAFLARFVLKRFGEIVTLQFGQLSLTLGIILIPILAPNPYVLFMALTFLCIGTSISNPSINALVSRLSPTSSQGFAFGLSQSIGAFSRIIGPAFMGIAYESGFFIPALKGEKSLYISAFILFTGIIVSFEALRKIRRSFILPKENKV
- a CDS encoding LysM peptidoglycan-binding domain-containing protein, with the protein product MRVIQSSFLRTIVKLFVVTICLIKSFSLFSQELKFDEYKVQANDTLIHILKRHSLRPVFGPNGSLAETLELNPEKKKHNGDLIYIGEIIKLPNFDNWKNTKIIKEQKNVNEEYTNNDPTHKKPKSPPEGLAADTLKERKPEEQKKKRTVDKPAVQKPEQSTPIKTIPPPQKTKPVVETPTPQKTKPVVETPTPQKTKPVVETPTPQKTKPVVETPIPQKSNETQNTFIDKNNSTKVEKKEQSNFLSESRVPQKPETIPTTENKASVTPETQEKVNIIVQSDSQADNNLSPFITYKDNFSEMPSFEFFKESLKYCITVPACKIGFQEPDLKCCKKPKPLFYANPPDSF
- a CDS encoding MltA domain-containing protein — its product is MLQTKKISTLLFFILLIISCKTVQEKDKYYFKKEDWEDVPINEGENKKETLITSLENNIKWLSKKSNNSYFQLKDIKFTTESYLCSSKKLLESLQNSENILISLKNNFDIYKVYSNDNQDILYTGYYIPIAEASEKHSKIYQTPVYKTPQDLVSVYLQDFNPIYKGKILRGRVLKNQLIPYWTREEIVDKQVLSRKNLEIAWVKNKVDLFFIEIQGSGLLTYENGKKKYIHYSSQNGRDYSPIGALLFKEGHLEKSKITMQSIREWLERNPNEKSRVLNYNKSFVFFNLENDGPFGNINVKLTEERSIAADQSIFPAGTLTLLDFKMPPSLKAETNLQDLQPEQFRQLAFVQDTGGAIKGAQRIDVFWGEGSSAGEIAGVTQQNGNMFILVPKNVCNP
- a CDS encoding flagellar FlbD family protein; amino-acid sequence: MIRVTRLDGSDVYINENNIQWMENLPDTTITFLNGARLLVRERIVDIVEKMELKLKNDLRIEPQSNFNEMSGKL
- a CDS encoding YceD family protein; protein product: MKKSIAINIAKIGQNLNITFGRPPSNNLNSIHFNDILTEWTQEFLKSTSLTTLEEQCANIKAQLKISKEHNMYRVEGEIEFSPLLECVRSLTLFREKITTQVNAFFVQDTSSAYKNSNISRYLNNSEPNDEVELSESDLETYSFSNNFIELDEFIIDSLYLALPELPLCREDCKGLCPSCGTELNEVQIEGQLIRPNHAQKCTYSSH